From Acomys russatus chromosome 2, mAcoRus1.1, whole genome shotgun sequence, one genomic window encodes:
- the LOC127206420 gene encoding metallothionein-2-like, whose amino-acid sequence MDPKCTCATDGPCSCAESCKCKECECTSCKKSFCCPVGCEKCSQGYICKEDSDKCRSCA is encoded by the coding sequence ATGGACCCCAAATGCACCTGTGCCACAGATGGACCCTGCTCCTGTGCTGAATCCTGCAAATGTAAAGAGTGTGAATGCACCTCCTGCAAGAAAAGCTTCTGCTGCCCTGTGGGCTGTGAAAAGTGCTCCCAGGGCTATATCTGCAAAGAGGATTCAGACAAATGCAGAAGCTGTGCCTGA